From Salvelinus sp. IW2-2015 linkage group LG18, ASM291031v2, whole genome shotgun sequence, a single genomic window includes:
- the LOC111978540 gene encoding dorsal root ganglia homeobox protein-like has protein sequence MFYFHCPPQLDGECCRTNTLNTNGFPNHSSAGDFDDGFLRRKQRRNRTTFTLQQLEALEAVFTQTHYPDVFTREELAMKINLTEARVQVWFQNRRAKWRKTQRGSTDPDGGKEQINEGGTPPSRSLNSQSPVDQSRKQKEPLEMQQSMNRAIGPGGPFFPSCLPGTLLNSATYAQALSHVATMKGGGLCSCCVPDPMGLSFLPPYGCQGNRTASVAALRMKAREHSEAVLQSANLLGNGHGHGAGVGGLPRVGVSGDGLKRPRMEPALGVISGSVSGVSGAVGRGAGGGLTLSPGSKAPTQGSGSDMNPLCPKEPLEKK, from the exons ATGTTTTACTTCCACTGTCCCCCTCAGCTGGATGGAGAATGTTGTCGGACTAATACAT TGAACACCAACGGGTTTCCCAACCATTCGTCAGCAGGTGATTTTGATGACGGCTTTCTGCGGAGAAAACAGCGTCGAAATAGAACAACATTTACGCTGCAACAG TTGGARGCTTTGGAGGCTGTGTTCACGCAGACTCACTACCCCGATGTTTTCACACGTGAGGAACTGGCCATGAAGATCAACCTGACTGAGGCGCGTGTCCAG gTGTGGTTCCAGAATCGTAGGGCCAAGTGGAGGAAGACGCAGAGAGGGAGTACAGACCCCGACGGAGGTAAGGAGCAGATAAACGAGGGAGGCACTCCTCCGTCCAGGAGTCTGAACTCCCAGTCTCCTGTGGACCAGAGCAGGAAACAGAAGGAACCTCTGGAGATGCAGCAGAG taTGAACCGAGCCATAGGTCCTGGTGGGCCGTTCTTCCCATCCTGTCTACCAGGGACCCTCCTGAACTCAGCCACCTATGCTCAGGCTCTGTCGCATGTTGCCACAATGAAGG GCGGTGGTCTGTGCTCTTGCTGTGTTCCTGACCCCATGGGCCTGTCCTTCTTGCCCCCCTACGGTTGTCAGGGCAACCGTACAGCCAGCGTGGCAGCCCTGCGGATGAAGGCCCGTGAGCACTCCGAGGCCGTCCTGCAGTCAGCCAACCTGCTGGGGAATGGCCATGGGCATGGCGCTGGAGTAGGAGGCCTGCCCAGGGTCGGGGTATCCGGGGATGGGTTGAAAAGGCCCAGGATGGAACCTGCCCTGGGAGTCATATCTGGATCAGTGTCGGGTGTTTCTGGAGCCGtggggagaggagcagggggcGGACTTACTCTCAGCCCAGGCTCCAAGGCCCCGACTCAGGGTAGCGGGTCTGACATGAACCCCCTCTGCCCCAAGGAACCACTGGAGAaaaagtga